Proteins from a genomic interval of Candidatus Hydrogenedentota bacterium:
- a CDS encoding bifunctional 2-methylcitrate synthase/citrate synthase (catalyzes the formation of citrate from acetyl-CoA and oxaloacetate) codes for MVTDTICSPGLEGVVAGQTRVSCVDQGKLLYRGYPIQELAEKTTFEEVLHLMLYGELPGDDRLQYIMDRLDDFRALPEPVYHVLQHIPPHVPMMDVVRTMVSFAGHFDPIEARDDEATRQRALWLTAQIPSLIAARHRLINGEEPLKPRRGLSHAAQMLYLLFGEEPDDMAVDLLDLTLVLYAEHEFNASTFTCRVICSTESDLISAVAGAIGALKGPLHGGANEAAMRMLMRFETPEDADNWVREALDRKEKIMGFGHRVYRHGDHRAEILEHKMRKLAHKKGQDRWLKIYDAIKDPVRRLKNIYPNVDYPCGLTYHLMGLPIDLFTPIFVSARVSGWSAHYLEQSRGNRLYRPLSEYVGQAQRAVPPLDER; via the coding sequence ATGGTCACGGATACCATCTGCAGTCCGGGCCTCGAAGGGGTAGTAGCAGGCCAGACCCGGGTCTCCTGCGTGGACCAGGGCAAACTGCTGTATCGCGGCTACCCGATTCAGGAACTGGCCGAGAAAACGACCTTCGAAGAAGTGTTACATCTCATGCTCTATGGTGAATTGCCGGGCGACGATCGGCTGCAATACATCATGGACCGCCTTGATGACTTCCGGGCGCTGCCCGAGCCGGTCTACCACGTCCTGCAACACATCCCGCCGCATGTGCCGATGATGGACGTGGTCCGCACGATGGTATCGTTCGCGGGCCACTTCGACCCGATCGAGGCCCGAGACGACGAGGCGACACGCCAGCGCGCCCTCTGGCTGACAGCGCAGATTCCGAGTCTGATCGCCGCTCGGCACCGGCTCATCAACGGAGAGGAACCGTTGAAGCCGCGCCGGGGTCTGTCGCATGCGGCGCAGATGCTTTACCTGTTGTTTGGCGAAGAACCGGACGACATGGCGGTGGACCTCCTCGATTTGACGCTGGTCCTTTACGCGGAGCACGAATTCAATGCGAGCACGTTCACCTGCCGGGTGATCTGCTCGACGGAATCGGACCTGATCTCAGCCGTAGCCGGCGCGATCGGCGCGCTGAAGGGTCCCCTGCACGGCGGCGCGAATGAGGCGGCCATGCGGATGCTCATGCGCTTCGAAACGCCGGAAGACGCGGACAATTGGGTGCGCGAGGCACTTGACCGCAAAGAGAAGATCATGGGATTCGGCCACCGCGTGTACCGGCACGGCGACCATCGGGCGGAGATCCTCGAGCACAAGATGCGCAAGCTGGCGCACAAGAAGGGCCAGGATCGCTGGCTGAAAATCTACGACGCCATCAAGGATCCCGTGCGGAGGCTCAAGAACATCTACCCGAACGTGGATTATCCTTGCGGCCTGACGTATCACCTCATGGGATTGCCCATAGACTTGTTCACGCCGATCTTCGTGTCGGCCCGCGTCAGCGGGTGGAGCGCCCATTACCTGGAACAGTCGCGTGGCAACCGGCTCTACCGGCCGCTCAGCGAATACGTCGGTCAGGCGCAGCGCGCGGTGCCGCCGCTGGACGAACGATAG